The Paenibacillus dendritiformis region CGAGACGTCCACCTTCTCTGCCGCTGGCAGCGTGCGGCCGGAGCAGGAAGGCCCCGGCGGTTCCGCCTTCAGCAGCAGCGATTCGGCGCAATAGTCGCCGGAATAGAAAATTCGCTTGCCCCGGATGTCGAGCAGGAGCCAGATGGCTCCGAGCGCGTGGCCGCTCGGCCCCCAGCAGGCCCGGACCTGGGGCGAAGCGGCGAACCATTCTCCCGGCGGGGCTTCGTCTTCCACGTAGCGGAAGCGGATGAGCCGCACATCCTCTTCCCCGTAGGGGACCTTCGCGCCGGTGCTCTGCGCATAGCTGCGCCAGGCCTGGAAATAGGCGGGCAGCTGCGACGCGGTCGCCCTGGACGTCCATACTTCCCCGGCATATCCGGACCGGTACAGCAGGGGGAGGGCCATCGAGTGATCCTCATGGGCATGCGACAGGAACACGGCCTCGATGGCATGAATCCGGTCCGGGTCAAGCAGGGGATAGACACCTCCTTCCTCCTTTTTGCCGCCGCAGTCGAGCAGCACGGCGCATTCGTCATGTTGTATGTAATAGCAGGAACGGCCGTGTTCGCCCGCTCCTCCCCATACTGTCACATTCAACATCTGTCCATCACTTCCTGTCCGCCCCGAAGTAGTTCAATACAAGAAGCAGAATCGTCGTCAAGCCGAGCGAGACGACCGCCATCGCCATGCCGAGCGAGACTTCGCCCTGTTCGAACTGGGCGAAAATATAGGTCGCCGACACCTGCATCGAAGGCGGCAGAATCATGAGCGAAGCGACCAGCTCCCGGATGGAGATGGTGAAGCTCATCATCCAGCCGGCCAGCATGCCCGGCACGAGCAGAGGCAGCAGAATGCGCCGGTAGATGTAGGCTCCGGTGCCGCCGAACACCCGGCCGGCCTGAAGGAGCGAGCGGTCGATCTGCCCGAGGCCGGACTTGATATATTGCACCGAATAGGGCAGGAACAGCACCGCGTAGGTCAGGACGACCATGCCGTAGGTGTTGTACAGCGGCAAGGGCATCCAGGGCGAATTCCAGAACAGAATGAGCCCGACGACCAGGACGATGCCGGGGACCATGTTCGGCAGCAGGCTGAAGGCGTCGGTCACGCGCTGTGCGGCGGTGGAGGCCGAGCCGATGATCAAGGCCAGGAACAGGCCGAGCAGCGTGCCGATCGACGCGGAGAGCAGCGCCAGGCCGACACTGTTGCCCAAGGCTTGCATGCCGGGGGAACCGGGGCGCAGCAGCTCCGCATAGTGGGCCAGGGTGAAGTTGTCCCAGGCCAGACCGTTGCCGCGCAGCTTCTGCAGCGAGGCGGCAAGGATCGAGAAGTAGGGCACGCCGATGGACGCGGCGAGCAAGGCGGCCACATAGCCCCAGGCGGCTCCCTTCCTCCAGCCGGTCAGGCGTTGCTCCGTATCGCGCCCGCCTCGGCCGCCGACGGTCGGGTAGTGGAAGCGGCGGGTGATGACGCTCTGGATGTACCAGAACAGCAGACAGCCGCCCAGCAGCAGGGAAGCCAGGGATGTCGCCTTGCCGAAATCGATCGGCCAACTGGAAATATAGTTGTGAATCTCGCTCGTCATGACATAGAAGCCGATCTTGCGGCCGAAGGTGGCCGGCGTGCCGAATTCGGCTATCGTCTTGACGAAGACGAGCAGCGCTCCCATGGCGTAGCTGGACAGCAGGAGCGGCAGGACGATGCGCCGCAGCCG contains the following coding sequences:
- a CDS encoding ABC transporter permease, which codes for MATTRWNYRTLGAALAVVLLAALIAAPLWMVLLTSIRTGTAIDLTAPFRVMANPQLAQVMWNTIQLGAWVVLGATLLALPMAILSAKTSIGRHGWLDVVLIIPFMTPPYIGSMGWILFMQRRGFLEQLLPSAEAVTPLFFSLFGMVAVMSLHLFPFLYLILRNALQRIGTGYEEAAALHGAGYGYRLRRIVLPLLLSSYAMGALLVFVKTIAEFGTPATFGRKIGFYVMTSEIHNYISSWPIDFGKATSLASLLLGGCLLFWYIQSVITRRFHYPTVGGRGGRDTEQRLTGWRKGAAWGYVAALLAASIGVPYFSILAASLQKLRGNGLAWDNFTLAHYAELLRPGSPGMQALGNSVGLALLSASIGTLLGLFLALIIGSASTAAQRVTDAFSLLPNMVPGIVLVVGLILFWNSPWMPLPLYNTYGMVVLTYAVLFLPYSVQYIKSGLGQIDRSLLQAGRVFGGTGAYIYRRILLPLLVPGMLAGWMMSFTISIRELVASLMILPPSMQVSATYIFAQFEQGEVSLGMAMAVVSLGLTTILLLVLNYFGADRK